From the Saccharomycodes ludwigii strain NBRC 1722 chromosome I, whole genome shotgun sequence genome, one window contains:
- the TAL1 gene encoding sedoheptulose-7-phosphate:D-glyceraldehyde-3-phosphate transaldolase TAL1 (similar to Saccharomyces cerevisiae YLR354C | TAL1 | TransALdolase (paralog of YGR043C | NQM1)), whose product MSEHKKQKLSNALEQLKATGTVVVADTGDYESIAKFSPQDATTNPSLILAASKKEAYQSLINAAVQYAKGKSDDVSKQVEIAVDKLLVEFGSKILKIVPGRVSTEVDARLSFDKEATIKKALEIIQLYKEVGISKERVLIKIASTWEGIQAAKELEEKHGIHVNLTLLFSFCQAVAAAEAKVTLISPFVGRILDWYKKNDPSVDYSIASNDPGVKSVHAIYNYYKKFDYKTIVMGASFRNVDEIKNLAGVDYLTISPGLLDQLLNDTKGSVPVVLKPELAKDDVSIKKTSFIHDEPKFRFELNEDAMATEKLSEGIRKFSADIVTLFDLIEKKVKA is encoded by the coding sequence ATGTCCGAACacaagaaacaaaaattatctAACGCTTTAGAACAATTAAAAGCTACTGGTACAGTAGTTGTTGCTGATACCGGTGATTATGAGTCTATTGCTAAGTTTTCCCCACAGGATGCTACCACAAACCCATCATTAATTTTGGCTGCTTCCAAAAAAGAAGCCTACCAAAGCTTAATTAATGCGGCTGTTCAATATGCCAAGGGCAAAAGTGACGATGTAAGCAAACAAGTTGAAATTGCTGTTGATAAATTATTGGTTGAATTCGGttctaaaattttaaaaattgtcCCAGGTCGTGTTTCTACTGAGGTTGACGCTAGATTGTCCTTTGACAAAGAAGCCACTATTAAAAAGGCATTGGAAATCATTCAATTGTATAAAGAGGTTGGGATTTCTAAAGAACGTGTCTTGATTAAAATAGCTTCTACTTGGGAAGGTATCCAAGCTGCCAAAGAATTAGAAGAAAAGCATGGTATTCATGTTaatttaactttattattttcattctGTCAAGCCGTTGCTGCTGCTGAAGCTAAGGTCACCTTGATTTCTCCATTCGTTGGTAGAATCTTGGATTGGTACAAGAAGAATGATCCTTCTGTCGATTATTCTATTGCTAGTAACGATCCAGGTGTTAAGAGTGTTCATGCTATCTACAACTACTACAAGAAATTTGATTACAAAACCATTGTTATGGGTGCTTCCTTTAGAAATGTTGATGAAATCAAGAACTTGGCTGGTGTTGACTATTTAACTATTTCTCCAGGTTTATTGGATCAGTTATTGAATGACACTAAAGGTTCTGTTCCAGTTGTTTTAAAACCTGAGTTGGCAAAAGATGATGTTTCTATTAAGAAGACTTCATTTATTCATGATGAACCAAAATTCAGATTTGAATTAAACGAAGATGCTATGGCAACTGAAAAGTTGTCCGAAGGTATAAGAAAATTCTCTGCCGATATTGTCACACTGTTTGATTTGattgaaaagaaagttAAAGCTTGA